The following are encoded in a window of Ferribacterium limneticum genomic DNA:
- a CDS encoding YfiR family protein, whose protein sequence is MLLAGVTLAFAQPDSEPQLESAYLVNFLKYVEWPTSNRSTATICLFGRDTLGPFLNSHEGRVIGGKELRIRRVHSPDDMPNCQLVYIPDVEEARIGAVLRWIQGMPILAASNADGFARAGGGIELLRNGGRVQFIVNADTLSRHGLNPSSQMMRLANRVIGEER, encoded by the coding sequence TTGCTGCTCGCCGGCGTGACGCTGGCGTTTGCCCAACCTGATTCCGAACCGCAGCTGGAATCGGCTTATCTCGTCAATTTCCTGAAGTATGTCGAGTGGCCCACCAGCAACCGGAGCACGGCCACCATCTGCCTGTTTGGCCGCGATACGCTGGGGCCTTTCCTGAACAGCCATGAAGGGCGAGTGATTGGCGGCAAGGAACTGCGCATTCGCCGGGTCCATAGCCCCGACGACATGCCCAACTGCCAGCTGGTGTATATCCCCGATGTCGAAGAAGCGCGTATCGGCGCCGTTTTGCGCTGGATACAGGGAATGCCCATCCTGGCCGCCAGCAATGCCGACGGTTTTGCCCGCGCGGGCGGTGGCATCGAGCTTCTGCGCAACGGCGGACGGGTGCAATTCATCGTCAATGCAGACACGCTGTCGCGGCACGGGCTGAACCCGAGTTCGCAAATGATGCGATTGGCCAACCGGGTAATCGGAGAGGAACGATGA
- a CDS encoding hybrid sensor histidine kinase/response regulator, protein MKARQTIRKKIALAIAVSLGVGLLLSFLTFAVREIDQRRQAKTTELFAMADVVAFNASAVIEFRDVLGAKRLLSSFAEHQDVLAVRLIGITSDFHYRYDAAGRTLPAQVALGDKAHRERAVYADWSSVTVAVPIRSDDEVVGTVSISASLDAVWRTIAWNLTLSLLALTISFVIAFAIARQLLASILAALASLTDTAQYVAESKDYTRHAKIYSDDEIGHLGNAFNTMLSEIAERDRQLANQRDHLEDTVQERTQALSLAKEAAEAASRAKSTFLSNMSHELRTPMNAIIGMTYMLRRNNDDHGQMDKLGKIDNAANHLLQLLNDILDLSKIDADRMTLEQTAFMVDALTHELANLLAPRAEAARLHFILDIDARLKSVQLLGDPLRLQQILLNLAGNAIKFTERGEVRVVARIAEEGAESVLLELSVWDTGIGIAPEALERIFRPFEQADGSTTRKYGGTGLGLPICQRLVHLMGGEIEVVSTPGSGSVFTFAIRLSRALAMPAESESAETHQSGIAAEHALRSEFPDCRVLVAEDDWVNQEVALELLRESLGFTVDIAADGAQALDMAINQRYDLILMDMQMPELDGLGATQAIREIDGYADTPIIAMTANAFAENRALCLDAGMNDFIAKPVDPDKLFVIMLKWLRARQPESIS, encoded by the coding sequence ATGAAGGCTCGCCAGACCATCCGGAAAAAAATCGCGCTGGCCATTGCGGTTTCGCTCGGCGTCGGCCTGCTGCTTTCCTTCCTGACCTTTGCCGTGCGCGAAATCGATCAGCGGCGACAGGCTAAAACGACCGAATTGTTTGCGATGGCCGACGTCGTCGCTTTCAATGCGTCAGCCGTCATCGAGTTCCGCGACGTCTTGGGCGCCAAACGCCTGCTCAGCTCGTTTGCCGAACACCAGGATGTGCTGGCGGTGCGCCTGATCGGTATCACCTCGGATTTCCACTATCGCTACGACGCCGCTGGGCGCACTCTGCCCGCCCAGGTGGCCCTCGGTGACAAGGCGCATCGCGAGCGGGCGGTCTATGCCGACTGGTCCTCGGTCACCGTTGCCGTGCCCATCCGCTCGGACGATGAAGTGGTCGGTACGGTATCCATTTCGGCCAGCCTTGACGCCGTCTGGCGGACGATTGCCTGGAATCTGACCCTGTCCTTGCTGGCGCTGACCATTTCGTTCGTCATCGCCTTCGCCATCGCCCGGCAACTGCTGGCATCGATTCTCGCCGCGCTGGCTTCGCTGACCGACACGGCGCAGTATGTGGCCGAATCGAAGGATTACACGCGGCACGCCAAAATCTACTCGGATGATGAAATCGGCCATCTGGGCAATGCCTTCAACACCATGCTCAGCGAGATCGCCGAGCGCGACCGACAACTGGCCAATCAACGCGATCACCTTGAAGACACCGTGCAGGAACGGACCCAGGCCCTGTCCCTGGCCAAGGAGGCGGCCGAAGCGGCCAGCCGCGCCAAGAGCACATTCCTGTCCAACATGAGCCACGAACTGCGGACGCCGATGAATGCCATCATCGGCATGACCTATATGCTCCGGCGCAACAATGATGACCATGGCCAGATGGACAAGCTGGGCAAGATCGACAATGCCGCCAACCATCTCTTGCAGCTGCTGAACGATATTCTCGACCTGTCGAAAATCGATGCCGACCGGATGACGCTGGAACAGACCGCCTTCATGGTCGACGCCCTGACGCATGAACTGGCCAACCTGCTGGCGCCCCGGGCCGAAGCGGCTCGCCTGCATTTCATTCTGGACATCGATGCGCGCCTCAAGTCGGTTCAGCTGCTCGGCGATCCGCTGCGCCTGCAGCAGATATTGCTCAACCTGGCCGGCAACGCCATCAAATTTACCGAGCGCGGCGAAGTCCGCGTCGTCGCGCGCATCGCCGAAGAGGGTGCCGAATCAGTGCTGCTTGAACTTTCGGTCTGGGATACCGGCATAGGCATTGCGCCGGAGGCTCTTGAACGCATCTTCAGGCCGTTCGAGCAAGCCGATGGCTCGACGACGCGCAAATATGGCGGCACCGGGCTCGGTCTGCCCATCTGCCAGCGCCTCGTTCACCTCATGGGCGGGGAAATAGAGGTAGTCAGCACGCCAGGGTCAGGCAGCGTATTCACTTTTGCCATTCGCCTGAGCCGAGCCCTGGCGATGCCTGCTGAATCTGAATCAGCCGAGACGCATCAATCCGGCATAGCTGCGGAGCATGCCTTGCGTTCCGAATTTCCCGATTGCCGCGTCCTGGTTGCCGAAGACGACTGGGTCAATCAGGAAGTCGCCCTCGAGCTGCTGCGCGAATCGCTGGGCTTCACGGTTGATATTGCAGCAGATGGCGCCCAGGCCCTCGACATGGCAATCAACCAGCGCTACGACCTGATCCTGATGGATATGCAGATGCCGGAACTCGACGGTCTGGGTGCCACCCAGGCCATCCGCGAAATTGACGGCTACGCTGACACGCCGATCATCGCCATGACCGCCAATGCCTTTGCCGAAAACCGCGCGCTGTGCCTGGATGCCGGCATGAATGACTTCATCGCCAAGCCGGTTGATCCAGACAAGCTGTTCGTGATCATGCTCAAATGGCTACGGGCACGTCAGCCGGAGAGCATCAGCTAG
- a CDS encoding MBL fold metallo-hydrolase, with the protein MNRRDFMRSVAAISALGAAEFAPWQAVSAFAREVDDFVRGPAIKDYPLRQISRHVSIIFTPDAFPTPENQGMMSNVTFVNTSKGIVVVDTGASVQIGEMSIRQLEKHLKKPVIAIINTHYHGDHWLGNHAYVDRFGDSLPIYAHPGTIQAVKGIQGSLWLTLIEKSTNQASLGTRIVPPNTPIEHGAVLKFGDVTLRIHHYGTVHTPFDLCVEVVQDGVTLVGDIAMDRRIANMDDGSYLGTFKAYDTLIKKTGTRIWLPAHGEPGEHVLKWNRELFEGIYRPCEQAIKEGLPLEEAKALVLKDPRVASRARETKGFEANIGKYVSIAYLEAEAAGF; encoded by the coding sequence ATGAACCGTCGCGATTTTATGCGTTCAGTCGCCGCCATCTCGGCGCTGGGGGCAGCCGAGTTCGCGCCGTGGCAGGCCGTGAGCGCCTTTGCCCGGGAAGTTGACGATTTCGTGCGCGGCCCGGCGATCAAGGATTATCCACTGCGCCAGATCTCGCGGCATGTGTCGATCATCTTCACGCCCGACGCTTTTCCGACCCCGGAAAACCAGGGGATGATGAGCAACGTGACCTTCGTCAATACGAGCAAGGGTATCGTCGTCGTCGATACCGGCGCTTCGGTGCAGATCGGCGAAATGTCCATCCGGCAACTGGAAAAGCATCTGAAAAAGCCGGTCATTGCCATCATCAACACGCATTATCACGGCGACCACTGGCTCGGTAATCATGCCTACGTCGACCGCTTTGGCGACAGCCTGCCGATCTACGCCCATCCCGGCACCATTCAGGCGGTCAAGGGCATTCAGGGCAGTCTCTGGCTGACGCTGATCGAAAAGTCGACCAATCAGGCCTCGCTCGGCACCCGCATCGTGCCGCCCAATACGCCGATCGAACATGGTGCGGTACTGAAATTCGGCGATGTGACGCTGCGCATTCATCACTACGGTACCGTGCACACCCCCTTCGACCTCTGTGTCGAGGTTGTCCAGGACGGCGTCACGCTGGTTGGCGACATCGCCATGGACCGGCGCATTGCCAACATGGACGACGGCTCCTACCTCGGCACTTTCAAGGCCTATGACACGCTGATCAAGAAAACGGGAACCCGGATCTGGCTGCCGGCACACGGCGAACCGGGCGAGCATGTGCTGAAGTGGAACCGCGAACTGTTCGAGGGCATCTACCGCCCCTGCGAGCAGGCGATCAAGGAAGGGCTGCCGCTTGAAGAAGCCAAGGCCCTGGTCCTCAAAGACCCGCGCGTCGCGAGCCGGGCCAGGGAAACCAAGGGTTTCGAAGCGAATATCGGCAAGTACGTCAGCATCGCTTACCTGGAAGCCGAGGCGGCCGGTTTTTAA
- a CDS encoding YeeE/YedE family protein: protein MEIAALSNTVLWLAFAVSFVFGAIGQKTHFCTMGAVSDIVNMGDWSRMRMWLLAIGVAILGASALHATGLIDLGKSIYRTPNFTWLSYIVGGATFGIGMVFASGCGSKTLIRIGAGNLKSLVVFLVLGLVAYMTMRGVFGAFRVNVLEKAAIIFPGGQDIPALLTAAGLEAKTAFALAVLAIGGGLTAFCLLNRDFWTLDNLLGGLGTGLAVVAAWYISGHIGYLAEHPDTLEEAFLATNSGRMESLTFVAPQAYTLELLMLWSDTSRTITFAIATVLGVIAGSGTWALLSGNFRWEGFASVEDTASHLLGAALMGFGGVVAMGCTVGQGISGFSTLALGSIVTFLAIVGGAAATLKFQYWRLMREA, encoded by the coding sequence ATGGAAATTGCTGCCCTGTCGAATACCGTTCTCTGGCTGGCCTTTGCCGTTTCCTTCGTGTTCGGCGCCATCGGCCAGAAAACCCATTTCTGTACCATGGGGGCGGTCTCCGACATCGTCAATATGGGCGACTGGAGCCGCATGCGCATGTGGCTGCTGGCCATTGGCGTCGCCATTCTGGGGGCCAGCGCGCTGCATGCGACGGGGCTGATTGACCTCGGCAAATCGATCTACCGGACACCGAATTTCACCTGGCTGTCGTACATCGTCGGCGGCGCGACTTTCGGCATCGGCATGGTCTTCGCCTCCGGTTGCGGCTCGAAGACGCTGATCCGCATCGGCGCTGGCAACCTGAAATCGCTGGTCGTTTTCCTGGTGCTCGGTCTGGTTGCCTACATGACCATGCGGGGCGTGTTCGGCGCGTTTCGCGTCAATGTGCTGGAAAAGGCAGCGATCATTTTTCCCGGTGGACAGGACATTCCTGCCCTGCTCACGGCCGCCGGCCTGGAGGCGAAGACGGCGTTTGCGCTGGCCGTCCTCGCCATCGGTGGTGGCCTGACCGCCTTCTGTCTGCTCAATCGCGATTTCTGGACGCTCGATAATCTGCTCGGCGGTCTTGGCACCGGGCTGGCCGTCGTCGCCGCGTGGTATATCAGCGGCCACATCGGCTACCTGGCCGAACATCCCGATACGCTCGAAGAAGCCTTCCTGGCCACCAACAGCGGCCGCATGGAATCACTGACCTTCGTGGCGCCGCAGGCTTACACGCTGGAATTGCTGATGTTGTGGTCGGACACCAGCCGCACGATAACTTTCGCCATTGCCACGGTGCTTGGTGTCATTGCCGGTTCCGGCACCTGGGCCTTGCTGAGCGGCAATTTCCGCTGGGAAGGTTTCGCCAGCGTTGAAGATACGGCCAGCCACCTGCTTGGCGCTGCCCTGATGGGTTTTGGCGGTGTGGTGGCGATGGGCTGTACGGTCGGCCAGGGAATCTCTGGCTTTTCGACACTGGCGCTCGGTTCCATCGTCACCTTCCTGGCTATCGTCGGCGGTGCGGCGGCGACGCTCAAGTTCCAGTACTGGCGGCTGATGCGCGAAGCCTGA
- the queC gene encoding 7-cyano-7-deazaguanine synthase QueC: MMKPAVVLLSGGLDSATCLAIARSQGFDCYCLSFNYGQRHCAELQAAERVVKALGAVEHRVLNLALAQFGGSALTDSTINVPVDGVQPGIPVTYVPARNTIMLSLALAWAEVLGSDDIFVGINAVDYSGYPDCRPEYLAAFEKMANLATRSGVEGHKLSIHAPLIDLSKADIIRTGTALGVDYGLTVSCYQADELGRACGVCDSCRLRAEGFATAGLTDPTPYRA, from the coding sequence ATGATGAAGCCAGCCGTCGTTCTCCTTTCCGGTGGACTCGATTCCGCCACTTGCCTCGCCATTGCCCGCAGCCAGGGTTTTGACTGTTATTGCCTGTCGTTCAATTACGGCCAGCGCCACTGTGCCGAGTTGCAGGCGGCCGAGCGGGTCGTCAAGGCCCTTGGTGCCGTCGAACATCGGGTGCTCAACCTCGCTCTGGCCCAGTTTGGCGGCTCGGCATTGACCGATAGCACCATCAATGTGCCGGTCGATGGCGTCCAGCCGGGCATTCCCGTCACCTACGTGCCGGCGCGCAACACCATCATGCTGTCGCTGGCCCTGGCCTGGGCCGAGGTGCTGGGCAGCGACGATATTTTCGTCGGTATCAATGCGGTCGATTATTCAGGTTACCCGGATTGCCGGCCTGAGTACCTTGCCGCTTTTGAGAAGATGGCCAATCTGGCCACCAGGTCCGGTGTCGAAGGGCATAAGCTGAGTATCCACGCGCCGCTGATCGACCTTTCCAAGGCCGATATTATCCGCACTGGCACAGCACTCGGCGTCGATTACGGGCTGACCGTTTCCTGTTACCAAGCCGATGAACTCGGCAGGGCCTGCGGTGTCTGTGATTCTTGCCGGCTGCGGGCCGAAGGCTTTGCTACCGCCGGCCTGACCGATCCCACGCCTTACCGAGCCTGA
- a CDS encoding putative bifunctional diguanylate cyclase/phosphodiesterase, with amino-acid sequence MTSGHLVEHPCCPSEFAPGLAVRPPELCAIQHAIFENAGRAIVLTDPDGLIVYFNRAAQKLLGYSSDDVVNRVTPMIFHLADELISRAEALTVELQRPVAAGFDVFIARLGIKAQYDADWTLVRKDGSRLPVSLTVSALRDMQGRVQGYLGIASDISVRRKLEQDLRIAAIAFESRAAILVTDASQHILQVNAAFTELTGYSADEAIGQTPRLLKSGRQDSAFYKDMWEGLERNGHWQGEIWNRRKNGEIFPEWLTINGVRDGQGKITHYVSTFSDISNLKVAESEIHNLAFYDPLTGLPNRRLLLNRINKACAAGKRSGKYGALLIIDIDHFKTLNDTLGHDVGDYLLVEVATRLGACIREGDTAARQGGDEFVVMLEELGSDLEGAGIQAEMVAEKIRAELGMPYLLGEDAEYVRTASIGISLFLGQEKSTDVLLKQSDIALYKAKDAGRNTIRFFDNAMQTALDERAALEAGLRRALARNELLLHVQPQVDTQRRLIGAEALLRWQPPGKPMVPPGDFIPLAEETGLIVAVGLWVLDRACAGLRRWADDPRTSCLSMAVNVSARQFRQADFVLQVGDALARHGANPHLLKLELTESLLLDNVEETVAKMQALRATGVRFSLDDFGTGYASLAYLKRFPFEQLKVDRSFISDITHNPDAAAIVRAIIAMGNTLRLGVVAEGVEASVQHDYLVEHGCCQFQGYLFGKPMSFADFDAALDGLSGEVPEVCDDWVI; translated from the coding sequence ATGACGTCTGGCCACCTGGTTGAGCATCCATGCTGTCCGAGCGAATTCGCTCCTGGCCTGGCTGTGCGTCCGCCTGAGCTGTGTGCGATTCAGCATGCGATCTTTGAAAATGCCGGCCGGGCAATCGTCCTGACCGATCCCGATGGCCTGATCGTCTATTTCAACAGGGCTGCCCAGAAGCTGCTTGGCTACTCGTCGGATGACGTGGTGAATCGGGTCACGCCGATGATTTTCCATCTGGCCGATGAACTGATCAGTCGGGCTGAGGCCTTGACGGTCGAGTTGCAACGACCGGTCGCGGCAGGGTTTGACGTATTCATTGCCCGCCTGGGAATCAAGGCGCAATACGATGCCGACTGGACACTGGTCCGCAAGGATGGCTCCCGGCTTCCGGTCAGTCTGACGGTCAGCGCCTTGCGCGATATGCAGGGACGCGTCCAGGGCTATCTCGGCATTGCTTCAGATATCTCCGTTCGGCGAAAGCTCGAGCAGGACTTGCGCATTGCCGCGATCGCCTTCGAGTCACGGGCCGCGATTCTGGTCACCGATGCCAGCCAGCACATCCTCCAGGTCAATGCCGCATTCACCGAACTGACCGGCTATTCCGCCGACGAAGCAATCGGGCAGACCCCCAGATTGCTCAAGTCCGGACGCCAGGACAGTGCTTTTTACAAAGACATGTGGGAAGGACTCGAACGGAACGGGCATTGGCAGGGCGAAATCTGGAATCGCCGTAAAAATGGCGAAATTTTTCCGGAATGGCTGACCATCAATGGCGTGCGCGATGGCCAAGGCAAGATCACCCATTACGTCAGTACTTTTTCGGACATCAGCAACCTCAAAGTGGCTGAATCGGAAATCCATAACCTGGCTTTCTACGACCCGCTGACCGGACTGCCCAATCGCCGTCTGCTCCTTAACCGGATCAACAAGGCCTGTGCCGCCGGCAAACGGAGCGGCAAGTACGGTGCCTTGCTGATTATCGACATCGATCATTTCAAGACCTTGAACGATACGCTCGGCCACGATGTTGGCGACTACCTGTTGGTCGAGGTGGCGACGCGTCTCGGGGCCTGCATCCGCGAGGGAGATACGGCCGCTCGTCAGGGCGGGGACGAATTTGTCGTGATGCTCGAAGAACTGGGCAGCGATCTCGAAGGTGCCGGCATCCAGGCCGAAATGGTCGCCGAGAAAATTCGCGCTGAACTCGGCATGCCGTACTTGCTGGGCGAGGATGCCGAATACGTGCGCACGGCAAGCATCGGCATCAGCCTCTTTCTGGGGCAGGAAAAATCCACCGATGTGTTGCTCAAGCAATCCGATATTGCCCTCTACAAGGCCAAGGATGCCGGGCGAAACACCATTCGTTTTTTCGACAATGCCATGCAGACGGCGCTCGACGAACGGGCGGCGCTCGAGGCCGGTTTGCGTCGGGCGCTGGCCCGTAATGAACTATTGCTCCATGTCCAGCCACAGGTCGACACCCAGCGCCGGCTGATCGGCGCCGAAGCCCTGCTCCGCTGGCAACCGCCAGGCAAGCCGATGGTGCCGCCGGGTGATTTCATCCCGCTGGCCGAGGAGACCGGGCTGATCGTGGCGGTCGGACTATGGGTTCTCGACCGGGCGTGCGCCGGCTTGCGCCGCTGGGCCGACGATCCGCGGACGAGCTGCCTGTCGATGGCAGTCAACGTCAGTGCCCGGCAGTTTCGCCAGGCCGATTTCGTGCTGCAGGTTGGCGATGCGCTGGCCCGCCATGGGGCAAATCCGCACCTGCTTAAACTGGAGCTGACGGAAAGCCTGCTGCTCGACAACGTTGAGGAAACCGTCGCCAAAATGCAGGCCCTGCGGGCAACCGGCGTGCGCTTTTCGCTTGACGATTTCGGCACTGGCTACGCCTCGCTGGCCTACCTGAAGCGTTTCCCCTTCGAGCAACTCAAGGTCGATCGATCCTTCATCAGCGATATCACACACAATCCCGATGCGGCCGCCATCGTCCGGGCGATCATCGCCATGGGCAATACGCTGCGCCTCGGCGTAGTGGCCGAAGGCGTCGAGGCCAGCGTTCAGCACGACTATCTGGTCGAGCACGGTTGTTGCCAGTTTCAGGGTTACCTGTTCGGCAAACCGATGTCCTTCGCCGACTTCGACGCAGCCCTCGACGGATTGTCCGGGGAAGTGCCCGAGGTGTGCGACGACTGGGTGATCTAG
- a CDS encoding PilZ domain-containing protein, whose translation MESNRRKFSRISFRAEASLFLPDGEYVVDVLDLSLKGALIHPNANVFIKVGTNCTLKIQLDQTGSSIRMEATVVHHLANYYGLSCRDIDLDSVTHLRRLVELNLGDEALAEREFSHLTHD comes from the coding sequence ATGGAAAGTAATCGCCGCAAGTTTTCCCGCATTTCTTTCCGGGCCGAAGCCAGCCTTTTCCTGCCCGACGGCGAATACGTCGTTGATGTGCTCGATCTCTCGCTCAAAGGCGCGCTGATCCATCCCAATGCCAACGTCTTCATCAAGGTCGGCACCAACTGCACACTCAAGATTCAACTCGATCAGACGGGCTCCAGCATCCGCATGGAAGCCACCGTCGTCCATCACCTGGCCAATTACTACGGCCTCTCGTGCCGCGACATCGATCTCGACAGCGTGACCCATCTGCGGCGGCTGGTCGAACTCAATCTCGGCGACGAGGCGCTGGCCGAGCGTGAATTCTCCCACCTGACGCACGATTGA
- the queE gene encoding 7-carboxy-7-deazaguanine synthase QueE — protein sequence MALRLTEIFYSLQGEASRAGLPTVFVRLTGCPLRCTWCDTTYSFSGGEPATVESVLAEVGKYPARQICVTGGEPLSQKDCLPLLTALCDAGYDVSLETSGALDVTGVDPRVARIMDLKAPDSGESARNLWSNLDVLKQRDEIKIVIASRGDYEWARDVLRDRQLDRLCSVLLSPAGGLIEPQSLADWILEDGLNVRFQLQLHKLLWGNMKGK from the coding sequence TTGGCTTTACGTCTCACTGAAATTTTTTACTCCCTGCAGGGCGAGGCGTCGCGCGCCGGCCTGCCGACCGTTTTCGTCCGCCTGACCGGCTGCCCTTTGCGCTGCACCTGGTGCGACACGACCTACAGCTTTAGCGGTGGCGAACCGGCAACGGTTGAGTCCGTGCTGGCCGAAGTCGGCAAATATCCGGCCCGCCAGATCTGCGTCACCGGCGGCGAGCCGCTGTCGCAGAAGGACTGCCTGCCGTTGCTGACGGCGCTCTGCGACGCCGGTTACGACGTTTCGCTGGAGACCTCAGGGGCGCTCGATGTCACTGGCGTCGACCCGCGCGTGGCGCGGATCATGGACCTCAAGGCGCCGGACTCCGGCGAGTCGGCCAGGAACTTGTGGAGCAATCTCGACGTCCTCAAGCAACGCGACGAGATCAAGATTGTCATCGCCTCGCGCGGCGACTACGAGTGGGCGCGCGATGTCTTGCGCGACCGACAGCTCGACCGTCTCTGTTCGGTCCTTTTATCGCCGGCCGGCGGACTCATCGAGCCCCAGTCGCTGGCCGACTGGATACTCGAAGATGGCCTCAACGTGCGCTTCCAGCTGCAACTGCACAAGCTGCTTTGGGGTAACATGAAGGGAAAATAA
- the ybgF gene encoding tol-pal system protein YbgF: MRPVRIALFIAALGAAQAHAGVFDDEEARRQVADLRIKTEARFDQQAKGQLDLASQIQRQADEISRLRGQIETLNYELETAKKRQQDFYLDLDTRLRKFETADSANATVNPENGPNSKPATDPAKESQEYEAALNQFKAGKYKDAAAGFTTYVQKYPASSLAPNAQYWLGNAWYAQRDCKRAIEAQSVVTTKYADSAKAPDAWLAIATCQQELGNPTGVKRSLETVMTKYPGTPAADTARDRLKKK; encoded by the coding sequence ATGCGCCCGGTTCGAATCGCCCTTTTTATCGCCGCGTTGGGGGCTGCTCAAGCCCACGCCGGCGTGTTTGACGACGAAGAAGCGCGTCGCCAGGTTGCCGATCTGCGGATCAAGACCGAGGCGCGATTCGACCAGCAGGCTAAGGGCCAGCTGGATCTGGCCAGCCAGATCCAGCGCCAGGCCGACGAGATTTCCCGCCTGCGCGGCCAGATCGAAACGCTCAATTACGAGCTCGAGACGGCCAAGAAGCGCCAGCAGGACTTCTACCTCGACCTCGATACCCGCCTGCGCAAGTTTGAAACGGCCGACAGTGCGAATGCCACGGTCAACCCGGAAAACGGGCCAAATTCCAAACCGGCCACCGACCCGGCCAAGGAAAGCCAGGAGTACGAAGCCGCCCTGAACCAGTTCAAGGCCGGCAAGTACAAGGATGCCGCCGCCGGTTTCACCACCTACGTGCAGAAATATCCGGCCAGCTCGCTGGCCCCCAACGCTCAATACTGGCTCGGCAACGCCTGGTACGCCCAGCGCGACTGCAAGCGCGCCATCGAGGCACAGAGCGTGGTTACCACCAAGTACGCCGACAGCGCCAAGGCGCCGGATGCCTGGCTGGCCATCGCCACCTGCCAGCAGGAGCTGGGCAACCCGACGGGCGTCAAGCGCTCGCTCGAAACGGTCATGACCAAGTACCCGGGAACCCCGGCTGCCGATACGGCCCGCGATCGCCTGAAGAAGAAGTAA
- the pal gene encoding peptidoglycan-associated lipoprotein Pal, with protein sequence MKKLLIPALLSAILVGCSTTPLPEDTAGAPVESRSGASTGVASVTASGVDANGLPRELTDPKSKLAQRSIYFDLDKYEVKDEYKDLVASHAKYLSANKGFKVLLQGNTDERGSREYNLSLGQKRAEAVKRSLTLLGVSEAQIESVSLGEEKPKDAGHDEAAWSQNRRADILYKAADGRGEF encoded by the coding sequence GTGAAAAAACTGCTAATCCCCGCCCTGCTGTCCGCCATTCTCGTCGGTTGTTCGACTACCCCGCTGCCGGAAGATACCGCCGGTGCCCCGGTTGAATCGCGCAGCGGTGCCTCTACCGGCGTCGCCTCAGTGACTGCCAGCGGTGTTGACGCCAACGGCCTGCCGCGCGAACTGACCGACCCGAAGAGCAAGCTGGCCCAGCGCAGCATCTATTTCGACCTCGACAAGTATGAAGTCAAGGACGAGTACAAGGATCTGGTCGCTTCGCACGCCAAGTACCTGAGCGCCAACAAGGGCTTCAAGGTACTGCTGCAAGGCAACACCGACGAACGCGGCAGCCGCGAATACAACCTGTCGCTCGGCCAGAAGCGGGCTGAAGCCGTCAAGCGTTCGCTGACCCTGCTCGGCGTTTCGGAAGCTCAGATCGAATCCGTCAGTCTCGGCGAAGAAAAGCCGAAGGACGCCGGTCATGACGAAGCTGCCTGGTCGCAGAACCGTCGTGCCGACATCCTGTATAAGGCTGCCGACGGTCGCGGCGAGTTCTAA